A genomic segment from Frateuria edaphi encodes:
- a CDS encoding beta-ketoacyl-[acyl-carrier-protein] synthase family protein has translation MLQPIAPLAVSAYTATSALGRGREAHRRAIETARTGLRPNDFSLAPLECWVGRVDGVEDAPLPTPLAVWECRNNRLAWLGMNQDGFLDAVHAARERYGATRVALLMGTSTASIGATEEAYRRLDPDGGFPEDMLRPPIHAPHSLAGFLAEALQLEGPCLTVSTACSSSAKVFASAERMIRLGLVDAALVGGVDTLCESVLFGFNALELVSRAPCRPFDRERSGISIGEAAGFALLERVEAAPDAPRLLGYGEASDAHHMSTPHPEGLGAELALRDALARAGLAPAQVDYINLHGTASLKNDEVEAALIARAFPPTTRASSTKGFTGHTLGAAGILEAVVALLSVEHGLVPGNLGGEDPDPACGPQFAWSNEARPVEVALSNSFGFGGNNACLAFARAERTA, from the coding sequence ATGTTGCAACCCATTGCTCCCCTGGCAGTCAGCGCCTACACCGCCACCTCCGCCCTCGGCCGCGGCCGCGAGGCGCATCGCCGCGCCATCGAGACCGCCCGCACGGGCCTGCGCCCCAACGATTTCAGCCTTGCGCCGCTGGAATGCTGGGTCGGGCGCGTCGATGGCGTCGAAGACGCGCCGTTGCCCACGCCGCTGGCGGTCTGGGAATGCCGCAACAACCGGCTGGCGTGGCTGGGCATGAACCAGGACGGCTTTCTCGACGCCGTGCATGCCGCGCGCGAACGCTACGGTGCCACGCGGGTGGCGCTCCTGATGGGCACGTCCACGGCCAGCATCGGCGCCACCGAGGAGGCCTACCGCCGACTCGATCCCGACGGCGGCTTCCCGGAAGACATGCTGCGCCCGCCGATCCACGCGCCGCACTCGCTGGCCGGCTTCCTGGCCGAAGCGCTGCAACTCGAAGGGCCGTGCCTGACCGTCTCCACCGCCTGCTCCTCCAGCGCGAAGGTTTTTGCCAGCGCCGAGCGCATGATTCGCCTGGGGCTGGTGGACGCCGCGCTGGTCGGCGGTGTCGACACGCTGTGCGAAAGCGTGCTGTTCGGCTTCAACGCGCTGGAGCTGGTGTCGCGCGCGCCGTGCCGGCCGTTCGACCGCGAACGCAGCGGTATCTCGATCGGCGAGGCCGCCGGTTTCGCGCTGCTCGAACGCGTCGAGGCCGCGCCGGACGCGCCACGCCTGCTCGGTTACGGCGAGGCCAGCGACGCCCACCACATGTCCACGCCGCACCCCGAAGGCCTGGGTGCCGAACTGGCGCTGCGCGACGCGCTGGCGCGCGCGGGGCTCGCGCCAGCGCAGGTCGACTACATCAACCTGCACGGCACGGCGAGCCTGAAGAACGACGAGGTGGAGGCCGCGCTGATCGCCCGCGCCTTCCCACCGACCACGCGCGCCAGCAGCACCAAGGGTTTCACCGGCCACACGCTCGGCGCCGCCGGCATCCTGGAGGCGGTGGTCGCCCTGCTTTCGGTCGAGCATGGCCTGGTGCCCGGCAACCTCGGGGGCGAAGATCCCGACCCGGCCTGTGGCCCGCAGTTTGCCTGGTCCAACGAAGCGCGGCCGGTCGAGGTGGCGCTCAGCAACTCCTTCGGTTTCGGCGGCAACAACGCCTGCCTCGCGTTTGCCCGTGCGGAGCGCACGGCATGA
- the hemF gene encoding oxygen-dependent coproporphyrinogen oxidase, with protein MSQQADQAETFLRETQDRICSAIERLDGGARFVEDRWTREAGGGGRTRVLRDGALFEQAGVNFSRVFGHTLPPSATAHRPDLAGGSFIATGVSLVLHPKNPYVPTTHANVRYFEASKPGVEPVWWFGGGFDLTPFYPFDEDVVHWHEVARDLCAPYGEDVYPRYKRWCDDYFYLKHRDETRGVGGLFYDDLNEGGFERCFAFTRDVAQGFLDAYLPIAERRRGMPWGEREREFQLYRRGRYVEFNLVWDRGTLFGLQSGGRTESILMSLPPRVRYEYAYAPEPDSPEARLQDYLKPRDWLSATDA; from the coding sequence ATGAGCCAGCAAGCCGACCAGGCCGAAACTTTCCTGCGCGAGACGCAGGACCGCATCTGCAGCGCGATCGAACGCCTCGATGGCGGCGCGCGCTTCGTCGAGGACCGCTGGACCCGCGAGGCGGGCGGCGGCGGACGTACCCGCGTGCTGCGCGACGGCGCCCTGTTCGAGCAGGCGGGCGTGAACTTCTCCCGAGTCTTCGGCCACACCCTGCCGCCCAGCGCCACCGCGCACCGGCCGGACCTCGCCGGCGGCAGCTTCATCGCCACCGGCGTGTCGCTGGTGCTGCATCCGAAGAATCCGTACGTGCCCACCACGCACGCCAACGTGCGCTATTTCGAAGCCAGCAAGCCGGGCGTCGAACCGGTGTGGTGGTTCGGCGGTGGCTTCGACCTGACTCCGTTCTACCCGTTCGACGAAGACGTGGTGCACTGGCACGAGGTCGCACGCGACCTGTGCGCGCCCTATGGCGAAGACGTCTACCCCCGCTACAAGCGCTGGTGCGACGACTACTTCTATCTGAAGCACCGCGACGAGACGCGCGGCGTGGGCGGGCTGTTCTACGACGACCTCAACGAGGGCGGCTTCGAGCGCTGTTTCGCCTTCACCCGCGACGTGGCGCAGGGTTTCCTGGATGCCTACCTGCCGATCGCCGAGCGCCGCCGTGGCATGCCCTGGGGCGAGCGCGAGCGCGAGTTCCAGCTTTATCGGCGTGGCCGCTACGTGGAGTTCAACCTGGTCTGGGACCGCGGCACGCTGTTCGGCCTGCAGTCGGGCGGGCGCACCGAGTCGATCCTGATGAGCCTGCCGCCGCGGGTGCGTTACGAGTATGCCTATGCGCCCGAGCCGGATTCGCCCGAGGCGCGATTGCAGGACTACCTCAAACCGCGCGATTGGCTGTCCGCAACCGACGCGTAG
- a CDS encoding YdcF family protein: MPTPSSRRNPWRYLRDSDVLHAAVVTLFAIMLSAGIVWIGYVVHVWRTARRAPTTLPGRWVVLVFGRQLVAEEPEHDYRGRLARALALLRGRIASRVLLLGGHSSGTRSEAEAGHAWLQGQGLPADVPIELEQESVDSLENLRHARGLLQGGDRAEVLPPVALLTSRYHLARCLLLARRLGFDGHAVAAEDALPRTPRYLALLLMEATYLMWIDLGVRWARLTGHRRMAARIS, from the coding sequence GTGCCGACGCCTTCCTCCCGACGCAATCCCTGGCGCTACCTGCGCGATTCCGACGTGCTGCATGCCGCCGTGGTGACGCTGTTCGCCATCATGCTCAGCGCCGGCATCGTGTGGATCGGCTACGTCGTGCACGTATGGCGTACGGCGCGGCGGGCTCCCACGACGCTGCCCGGACGCTGGGTCGTACTGGTGTTCGGCCGCCAGCTGGTCGCCGAAGAACCCGAGCACGACTACCGCGGTCGGCTGGCCCGGGCGCTGGCGCTCTTGCGCGGAAGGATCGCCAGCCGCGTGCTGCTTCTCGGCGGACACAGCAGCGGCACGCGCAGCGAGGCAGAAGCCGGCCATGCGTGGCTGCAAGGGCAGGGCTTGCCGGCCGACGTGCCCATCGAACTGGAGCAGGAATCGGTCGATTCGCTCGAGAACCTGCGCCACGCACGTGGTCTGCTGCAGGGTGGCGACCGGGCCGAGGTGCTGCCGCCGGTGGCGCTGCTGACCAGCCGCTACCACCTGGCACGCTGCCTGTTGCTGGCGCGGCGACTGGGCTTCGACGGCCATGCCGTCGCCGCCGAGGATGCCTTGCCCCGCACGCCACGCTACCTGGCGTTGCTGCTGATGGAAGCGACCTATCTGATGTGGATAGACCTGGGCGTGCGTTGGGCGCGGCTGACTGGCCACCGCCGCATGGCCGCGCGGATCAGCTGA
- a CDS encoding beta-ketoacyl synthase chain length factor: MSALTVYVDGAGLWSPHLADFAALRGALQGEAASPPPARPPATLLPAAERRRAPESVLLAVEVAGQAVAMSGREPASLPCVFASSHGDQPIMDYMCTVLASAPAELSPTRFHNSVHNAPAGYWTIATGCHAPSNAVCAQRASFGAGLLEAASLALADAQPVLLVCSDTAGAGPLTEVTASAAPFGCALVLSPQPGACTLGRLVLHLCPGSIADASGESAVPAEWIASSPSAVALPLLALLAQGAGRCRLMAAGSLGMDVHLEECA; this comes from the coding sequence ATGAGCGCGCTCACCGTTTACGTCGACGGCGCCGGCCTGTGGTCGCCGCATCTGGCGGACTTCGCCGCCCTGCGGGGCGCGTTGCAAGGCGAGGCCGCAAGCCCGCCACCCGCACGCCCGCCAGCCACGCTGCTGCCCGCCGCGGAGCGGCGCCGCGCGCCGGAAAGCGTGCTGCTGGCGGTCGAGGTGGCTGGCCAGGCCGTGGCAATGAGCGGACGCGAACCGGCGTCGCTGCCCTGCGTGTTCGCCTCCTCGCATGGCGACCAGCCGATCATGGACTACATGTGCACCGTCCTGGCCAGCGCGCCGGCGGAGCTTTCGCCCACGCGCTTCCACAATTCGGTGCACAACGCGCCGGCCGGCTACTGGACCATCGCCACCGGCTGTCACGCGCCGTCCAACGCGGTGTGCGCACAGCGCGCCAGCTTCGGCGCAGGGCTGCTCGAGGCGGCGAGCCTGGCGCTGGCCGACGCGCAGCCGGTGCTGCTGGTCTGCAGCGATACCGCCGGCGCCGGCCCGCTGACCGAGGTAACCGCCAGCGCCGCGCCGTTCGGCTGCGCCCTGGTACTCAGCCCCCAGCCTGGCGCCTGCACGCTGGGCCGACTTGTTCTGCACCTTTGTCCCGGTAGCATCGCCGACGCATCGGGCGAATCCGCGGTGCCGGCCGAATGGATCGCCAGCAGCCCGTCGGCCGTGGCGCTGCCGCTGCTGGCACTGCTCGCGCAAGGCGCGGGCCGCTGCCGACTGATGGCGGCCGGCTCGCTCGGCATGGATGTCCACCTGGAGGAATGTGCGTGA
- a CDS encoding glycosyltransferase family 2 protein: MKPNPPRWCVLIPCLNEEAAIQQVVESALALNVPVIVVDDGSDDHTPDIVGALPVTLLRHAQRRGKGEALRHGFREALKQGFDAVVTMDGDGQHLASDIPRIVAAAQRYPDHIVIGARLLEREQQPKGRRRANAVADWGISWGCGVPVADTQSGQRWYPRAALELVDLPAENFVFEAAILIAACREKGLGVVSVPIASRYHGEFRLSHFSPVRDVVRITTYTFGRIVHYGRIVDSYRRSHDTPPIVIDDEGLLAIETGEPARATR; encoded by the coding sequence GTGAAACCCAACCCGCCGCGCTGGTGCGTGCTGATCCCCTGCCTCAATGAAGAGGCGGCGATCCAGCAGGTGGTGGAATCGGCGCTGGCGCTGAACGTGCCGGTGATCGTGGTGGACGATGGTTCGGACGACCACACTCCCGACATCGTCGGCGCCCTGCCAGTCACGCTGTTGCGCCACGCGCAGCGGCGCGGCAAGGGCGAGGCCCTGCGGCACGGCTTCCGCGAGGCGCTGAAACAAGGCTTCGATGCGGTGGTAACGATGGACGGCGACGGTCAGCACCTGGCCAGCGACATCCCGCGCATCGTCGCGGCGGCGCAACGCTATCCGGACCACATCGTGATCGGCGCGCGCCTGCTCGAGCGCGAACAGCAGCCCAAGGGCCGCCGCCGCGCCAACGCGGTGGCCGATTGGGGCATTTCCTGGGGCTGCGGCGTGCCGGTCGCCGATACGCAGAGCGGCCAGCGCTGGTATCCGCGCGCGGCGCTGGAACTGGTCGACCTGCCCGCCGAGAACTTCGTGTTCGAGGCGGCGATCCTGATCGCCGCCTGCCGCGAGAAGGGCTTGGGCGTGGTTTCGGTGCCGATCGCCTCGCGCTACCACGGAGAGTTCCGGCTGAGCCACTTCAGCCCGGTGCGCGACGTGGTGCGCATCACCACCTACACCTTCGGCCGCATCGTCCACTACGGCCGCATCGTCGACAGTTATCGCCGCTCGCACGACACGCCACCCATCGTCATCGACGATGAGGGCTTGCTCGCGATCGAAACGGGCGAGCCGGCGCGGGCGACCCGCTGA